In Photobacterium angustum, the following proteins share a genomic window:
- the cysN gene encoding sulfate adenylyltransferase subunit CysN, which produces MNSVIEQQVAELGIEAYLDQHHNKSLLRFLTCGSVDDGKSTLIGRLLHDSHQIYEDQLAAIHTDSQKVGTTGDKPDLALLVDGLQAEREQGITIDVAYRYFSTKARKFIIADTPGHEQYTRNMATGASTCDVAVILIDARKGVLDQTRRHSYIASLLGIRHFIVAINKMDLVGFDQARFESIREEYLAFSKKLNSDINISLVPLSALEGDNVVGLSDQTPWYDGDSLLTLLEKVDLTQGQASTELRFPVQYVNRPNLDFRGFAGTLASGELRVGQKVRALPSGKTSTVDRIVTFDGDLEVATPGLAVTVTLADEIDISRGDTLVAADETVPLSNNLLADIVWMGESALETGRQYDIKVAGKKTVGSVDAIRHQVDINNLETFETDVLPLNGIGLCEVSLNEAIAVDSYQACKDTGGFIIIDRLTNVTVGAGMVREALDAKQNTAQYSAFEVELNALIRKHFPHWDAKDLSKLLG; this is translated from the coding sequence ATGAATAGCGTGATTGAACAACAGGTCGCTGAGCTCGGTATCGAAGCTTATCTTGACCAACACCATAATAAATCTCTACTGCGATTTTTAACCTGTGGCTCAGTAGATGACGGTAAAAGTACTTTAATTGGTCGACTACTGCATGATTCTCACCAAATTTATGAAGATCAATTAGCGGCAATTCATACCGACAGTCAAAAAGTCGGTACAACAGGCGATAAGCCTGACCTAGCGTTATTGGTTGATGGATTGCAGGCTGAGCGTGAGCAAGGTATCACGATTGATGTTGCTTACCGTTATTTCTCAACCAAAGCGCGTAAGTTCATCATTGCTGATACCCCAGGACATGAGCAGTACACCCGTAACATGGCTACAGGAGCATCGACCTGTGATGTCGCGGTGATCTTGATTGATGCGCGTAAAGGCGTATTGGATCAAACTCGTCGTCACTCTTACATTGCAAGTCTATTGGGTATTCGTCACTTTATTGTTGCGATTAACAAAATGGACTTAGTGGGGTTTGACCAAGCGCGTTTTGAGTCAATCCGTGAAGAATATTTAGCGTTCTCGAAAAAACTGAACAGTGATATCAACATTAGCTTAGTGCCGTTATCAGCATTAGAAGGGGATAACGTTGTTGGCCTTAGCGATCAAACGCCTTGGTATGACGGTGATTCATTACTGACCTTGCTTGAAAAAGTGGATCTTACTCAAGGTCAGGCGTCGACAGAGCTACGTTTCCCTGTGCAATATGTGAATCGTCCAAACCTTGATTTTCGTGGTTTCGCTGGCACATTAGCCTCAGGTGAATTACGAGTGGGGCAAAAAGTACGTGCGTTACCATCGGGTAAAACCTCGACCGTTGATCGCATCGTAACATTTGATGGTGATTTAGAGGTTGCAACACCAGGCTTAGCAGTAACAGTAACCTTGGCCGATGAAATTGATATTAGCCGTGGTGATACGTTAGTTGCTGCTGATGAAACAGTGCCACTGAGTAATAATTTACTTGCTGATATTGTTTGGATGGGTGAATCAGCGTTAGAAACAGGTCGCCAGTACGATATTAAAGTAGCGGGTAAGAAAACGGTCGGTAGTGTTGATGCTATTCGTCACCAAGTTGATATTAATAACCTTGAAACGTTTGAAACTGATGTTTTACCGCTTAATGGTATTGGCTTATGTGAAGTGAGCTTAAATGAAGCGATTGCTGTTGATAGCTATCAAGCATGTAAAGATACTGGCGGCTTTATCATTATTGATCGCTTAACGAATGTGACGGTTGGTGCGGGTATGGTACGTGAAGCATTAGATGCTAAACAAAATACTGCGCAATACTCAGCATTTGAAGTTGAATTAAATGCCCTGATCCGCAAGCACTTCCCACACTGGGATGCTAAAGATCTTAGCAAGTTGCTAGGGTAA
- the cysD gene encoding sulfate adenylyltransferase subunit CysD, whose product MDPKRLTHLKQLEAESIHIIREVAAEFDNPVMMYSIGKDSSVMLHLARKAFYPGKIPFPLLHVDTDWKFREMIDFRDRTAEKYGFDLLVHKNPEGLAMGVGPFTHGSSKHTDIMKTQGLKQALDKYGFDAAFGGARRDEEKSRAKERVYSFRDKNHTWDPKNQRPELWKTYNGQINKGESIRVFPLSNWTELDIWQYIYLEGIEIVPLYLSEVRPVVDRDGMLIMVDDERMELQPGEKIEQKSVRFRTLGCYPLTGAIESTADTLPGIIEEMLVATSSERQGRAIDHDQSGSMELKKRQGYF is encoded by the coding sequence ATGGACCCGAAACGTTTAACCCACCTCAAGCAGTTAGAAGCGGAAAGTATCCACATTATCCGTGAAGTAGCGGCTGAGTTTGATAATCCGGTAATGATGTACTCTATCGGTAAAGATTCATCGGTAATGTTACACCTAGCACGTAAAGCATTTTATCCGGGGAAGATCCCGTTCCCATTGCTGCACGTTGATACCGATTGGAAATTCCGCGAGATGATCGATTTCCGTGATCGCACCGCAGAAAAGTACGGCTTTGATTTATTGGTACATAAGAACCCTGAAGGTCTCGCAATGGGCGTTGGCCCATTCACGCACGGTTCGTCAAAGCACACCGATATTATGAAAACTCAGGGTCTAAAGCAGGCACTGGACAAGTATGGTTTTGATGCCGCTTTTGGTGGCGCACGTCGTGATGAAGAAAAATCACGTGCAAAAGAGCGTGTCTATTCATTCCGTGACAAGAACCACACCTGGGATCCGAAAAATCAGCGTCCTGAGTTATGGAAGACTTACAACGGTCAAATCAACAAGGGCGAGAGTATTCGTGTTTTCCCACTTTCAAACTGGACTGAGCTTGATATCTGGCAGTACATCTATTTAGAAGGTATCGAGATTGTTCCACTGTACCTATCTGAAGTACGCCCTGTGGTTGATCGTGACGGCATGTTGATCATGGTTGATGATGAGCGTATGGAGCTTCAACCGGGTGAGAAAATCGAACAAAAGAGTGTGCGCTTTAGAACCTTAGGTTGTTACCCACTAACGGGAGCGATTGAATCTACAGCCGATACACTACCGGGCATTATTGAAGAAATGCTGGTGGCAACATCGAGTGAACGTCAAGGTCGAGCGATTGACCATGATCAGTCAGGTTCAATGGAATTGAAAAAACGCCAAGGTTACTTCTAA
- the cysG gene encoding siroheme synthase CysG: protein MDYLPIFADLKRRPCLVVGGGDSAWRKTRMLLKAGADVRVIAPRLNADFTAALASQQIKLVGEHFSPSDLDGIFLAIAATERKAINALVYQSANQRQVLVNVVDDTQRCSFIIPSIVDRSPIIVAISSSGKAPVLARLLREKLEALLPQHLGRMATIAGNFRQRLSQTVSSFSARRYFWEQAFNGRFGDLVASGREQEAEQELVALTQQAPPQGQVALIGAGPGDAGLLTLRALQLMQQADVVLYDYLVSDEVMDLVRRDAELVCVGKKAGFHSVPQEETNRLIVHYAQQGKRVVRLKGGDPFVFGRGGEELEVLFDADIPFQVVPGITAAAGATAYAGIPLTHRDYAQTAMFVTGHLKPDGDTLDWSTLARGKQTLVIYMGLMKSTHIQQQLLEHGRGADTPIAIIERGTQKTQKVLKGQLSELAELAKHAASPSLIVVGEVVNLSTKLDWFTKQEQSLQQQDAVVKLA from the coding sequence ATGGATTACTTGCCAATTTTTGCAGATTTAAAACGTCGACCATGTCTGGTTGTCGGTGGTGGTGATAGCGCGTGGCGTAAAACCCGTATGCTATTAAAAGCAGGCGCAGATGTTCGTGTTATTGCACCACGTTTAAATGCTGACTTTACTGCTGCATTAGCTTCTCAACAGATCAAATTGGTCGGAGAACATTTTTCACCATCAGATCTTGATGGTATTTTCTTAGCCATTGCCGCGACAGAGCGTAAAGCGATTAATGCTCTGGTCTATCAATCGGCCAATCAACGCCAAGTATTAGTCAATGTCGTTGATGATACTCAGCGCTGCAGTTTTATTATTCCCTCTATTGTTGATCGTTCACCCATCATTGTCGCGATCTCGTCGTCAGGTAAGGCGCCGGTACTCGCCCGTTTATTACGTGAAAAGCTTGAAGCCTTATTACCACAACACTTAGGACGGATGGCAACGATTGCGGGTAACTTCCGTCAGCGTTTATCACAAACCGTCTCTTCTTTTTCTGCTCGTCGTTATTTCTGGGAGCAAGCCTTTAACGGACGTTTTGGTGACTTAGTGGCATCGGGGCGAGAGCAAGAGGCTGAGCAAGAGCTGGTGGCATTAACCCAACAAGCACCACCGCAAGGACAAGTTGCATTAATTGGCGCAGGTCCAGGTGATGCAGGGTTATTGACTCTTCGTGCATTACAACTGATGCAGCAAGCTGATGTCGTGCTGTATGACTACTTGGTGTCTGATGAAGTGATGGATTTAGTCCGCCGTGATGCCGAATTAGTATGCGTGGGTAAAAAAGCCGGTTTTCATAGTGTCCCTCAAGAAGAAACGAATCGATTAATTGTTCACTACGCCCAGCAAGGCAAGCGAGTGGTGCGATTAAAAGGTGGCGACCCATTTGTGTTTGGTCGTGGTGGTGAAGAGCTTGAAGTGTTATTTGATGCTGATATTCCATTCCAAGTAGTACCGGGTATTACAGCAGCAGCTGGTGCTACAGCCTATGCGGGCATTCCATTAACTCACCGTGATTACGCCCAAACCGCCATGTTTGTTACGGGGCATCTAAAGCCTGATGGCGATACTTTGGATTGGTCAACACTCGCACGTGGAAAACAAACCTTAGTGATTTACATGGGCTTGATGAAATCGACTCATATTCAGCAACAGTTGTTAGAGCACGGTCGTGGTGCTGATACCCCTATCGCCATTATTGAGCGCGGTACCCAGAAAACCCAAAAAGTTTTAAAAGGTCAGCTAAGCGAGCTGGCTGAATTAGCAAAACATGCTGCTTCTCCATCGCTGATAGTAGTAGGAGAGGTAGTTAATCTATCGACGAAATTAGATTGGTTCACAAAACAGGAACAGTCGCTACAGCAGCAAGATGCGGTAGTTAAGCTGGCATAG
- a CDS encoding bifunctional 2',3'-cyclic-nucleotide 2'-phosphodiesterase/3'-nucleotidase, whose protein sequence is MKLSAKPLSIAILGGLLTLAGPATADTIKLRILETTDIHTNVMDYDYYKDAPTEKTGLVRTATLVEKARGEVTNSVLVDNGDLLQGSPMGDYMAAKGIKHGEVHPVYKVMNQLDYDVGNIGNHEFNYGLDFLDTSIEGADFPYINANVYDLKTGKNLFSPYLIKEYTFKDNNGNDQQVKIGYIGFVPPQIMVWDKKNLEGKVEAKDIKQTAEKFIPQMKAEGADIIVAIPHSGVSTDPHKVGAENSVYYLTQVEGIDAIAFGHSHSVFPSKEFANLPGADIEKGTINGIPAVMPGRWGDHVGIMDLVLDKEGNSWKVTSAQTEARPIFDKATQKPIVDADPKLVAAVKVDHNATRDFVNQPIGKASDVMYSYLALVQDDPTVQIVNLAQKDYVERFIQGDPDLDGIPVLSAAAPFKAGGRGNDATNFTEVESGQLTFRNAADLYLYPNTLVAMKVTGKEVKEWLECSAGQFNQIDVNSDKPQGLINWDGFRTYNFDVIDGVTYNIDISQPAKYDGECKVINPTASRIKDLSFNGKAVKDDQKFIIATNNYRAYSGKFAGTGEKFVAFAAPDENRTVLSDYISHVSKEKGQVVPSADNNWHFTPLKSDKKLDIRFETANSEKAAKFIKDKGQYPMTQVETTPTGFAIYQLDLQHAK, encoded by the coding sequence ATGAAGTTATCAGCTAAGCCTTTATCAATCGCGATATTAGGTGGTTTACTTACGCTTGCAGGTCCTGCAACAGCAGACACCATCAAACTACGTATTTTAGAAACCACGGATATCCATACTAATGTAATGGATTACGATTACTACAAAGATGCGCCAACCGAGAAAACAGGCTTAGTCCGTACTGCAACATTAGTAGAAAAGGCACGTGGCGAAGTCACCAATAGTGTCTTAGTTGATAACGGTGATTTACTGCAAGGTAGCCCAATGGGTGACTACATGGCAGCAAAAGGGATCAAGCATGGTGAAGTTCACCCTGTTTATAAAGTCATGAACCAACTTGATTACGATGTTGGTAATATTGGTAACCACGAATTCAACTATGGCTTAGATTTCCTTGATACCAGCATTGAAGGTGCTGACTTCCCTTATATCAATGCAAACGTCTACGACTTAAAAACAGGTAAGAACTTATTCTCTCCTTATCTGATCAAGGAATACACATTTAAAGATAACAACGGTAATGACCAACAAGTGAAGATTGGTTATATCGGTTTTGTTCCGCCACAAATCATGGTGTGGGATAAGAAGAACCTAGAGGGTAAGGTAGAAGCCAAAGATATTAAGCAAACTGCTGAGAAATTCATTCCACAAATGAAAGCAGAAGGCGCTGATATTATTGTCGCTATCCCACACTCAGGCGTTTCAACCGATCCACATAAAGTGGGTGCTGAAAACTCGGTATACTATTTAACGCAAGTTGAAGGTATTGACGCGATTGCTTTCGGTCACTCACACTCGGTTTTCCCAAGCAAAGAGTTTGCAAACCTACCAGGTGCTGATATCGAAAAAGGTACTATTAATGGTATTCCTGCAGTAATGCCGGGACGCTGGGGCGATCATGTTGGCATCATGGATTTAGTATTAGATAAAGAGGGTAACAGCTGGAAAGTCACCTCAGCTCAAACTGAAGCTCGCCCTATTTTTGATAAAGCAACGCAAAAACCAATTGTTGATGCTGATCCTAAATTAGTAGCGGCGGTTAAAGTTGATCACAACGCTACCCGTGATTTCGTTAATCAGCCAATTGGTAAAGCAAGTGACGTTATGTACAGCTACTTAGCACTGGTACAAGACGATCCAACCGTACAAATCGTAAACCTTGCACAAAAAGATTATGTTGAACGCTTTATTCAAGGTGATCCCGATCTCGATGGTATTCCAGTACTTTCAGCCGCTGCACCATTTAAAGCTGGCGGTCGTGGTAACGATGCAACTAACTTTACTGAAGTTGAATCAGGTCAACTGACTTTCCGTAACGCGGCTGACTTATACTTGTACCCAAATACCCTTGTGGCAATGAAAGTAACAGGTAAAGAAGTGAAAGAGTGGCTGGAATGTTCTGCTGGCCAATTTAATCAAATTGATGTTAACAGCGACAAGCCACAAGGCTTGATCAACTGGGATGGTTTCCGTACTTATAACTTTGATGTTATTGATGGCGTCACTTACAACATCGATATTTCACAACCAGCGAAATACGACGGTGAATGTAAAGTTATTAACCCAACGGCAAGTCGTATTAAAGATCTTAGCTTTAACGGCAAAGCTGTAAAAGACGATCAGAAATTCATCATCGCAACCAATAACTACCGTGCTTACAGTGGTAAATTTGCCGGTACTGGTGAGAAGTTTGTTGCCTTTGCTGCACCCGATGAAAACCGTACCGTTCTTTCTGACTACATTAGCCATGTAAGTAAAGAAAAAGGGCAAGTTGTACCAAGTGCGGATAACAACTGGCACTTCACGCCACTGAAAAGTGATAAGAAGTTAGATATTCGCTTTGAAACAGCCAATAGTGAAAAAGCGGCGAAGTTCATTAAAGACAAAGGTCAGTACCCAATGACCCAAGTTGAAACAACGCCAACTGGCTTTGCGATTTACCAATTGGATTTACAACACGCGAAATAA
- a CDS encoding Crp/Fnr family transcriptional regulator → MKPSAQLSQLAEFLQQFGAEQTTIDEALSQAQVLALPTRHILLHQGQQAEQFYFLLNGLCHACYLTESGKQFSKEFYWDQDTLIGFEALITQSPSPFLLETLSASELIALPIELIETWRSQGLALYQHLLERQLVFKENKERFMLMYSPEERYQLFTQSFVDLNVKLTDYQIASYLGITPISLSRIKKRQNEPQ, encoded by the coding sequence ATGAAGCCTTCCGCACAACTTTCTCAACTCGCCGAATTTCTTCAACAATTTGGCGCCGAGCAAACTACGATTGATGAAGCATTAAGCCAAGCACAAGTATTAGCATTACCCACTCGACATATATTGCTTCATCAAGGGCAACAAGCAGAGCAGTTCTACTTTTTACTCAATGGACTCTGCCATGCTTGCTATCTCACTGAAAGTGGGAAGCAATTCAGTAAAGAGTTCTATTGGGATCAAGATACTTTGATTGGCTTTGAAGCTTTAATCACTCAATCACCTTCACCTTTTCTCTTAGAAACCTTGTCCGCTAGCGAGCTCATTGCCCTACCGATTGAGCTAATTGAAACATGGCGCTCACAAGGGTTAGCGCTATATCAACACTTATTAGAACGTCAGTTAGTATTTAAAGAAAACAAAGAGCGCTTCATGTTGATGTATAGCCCAGAAGAGAGATATCAGCTATTCACTCAAAGCTTTGTAGATCTCAACGTTAAACTCACGGATTATCAAATTGCGTCATACCTTGGGATAACCCCGATCAGCCTCAGCCGAATAAAAAAAAGACAAAACGAACCACAATAA
- a CDS encoding GNAT family N-acetyltransferase — translation MITWQCLSFAQLTTHQLYDALKLRADIFVVEQDCVYPDLDDNDRADDVYHLLGYQDGKLIAYLRLLSAGLTYDNVSIGRVVTAQETRGSGIGHQLLKQGLENAARIWPDATIEIGAQEHLIGFYSQYGFKQTSDMYLEDGIPHVDMVLTQGDN, via the coding sequence ATGATTACTTGGCAATGCCTTTCTTTTGCACAACTGACGACCCACCAGCTTTACGATGCACTAAAGCTACGCGCTGATATTTTTGTGGTAGAGCAAGACTGCGTTTACCCTGATCTTGACGATAACGATCGTGCTGATGATGTTTACCATTTATTAGGCTATCAAGATGGCAAACTGATCGCCTACCTTCGCCTGCTCAGTGCAGGGCTCACCTATGATAATGTCAGTATTGGTCGAGTTGTTACGGCACAAGAAACACGAGGAAGCGGTATAGGTCATCAACTGCTCAAACAAGGACTCGAAAACGCCGCTCGTATTTGGCCCGATGCGACCATCGAGATTGGAGCGCAAGAGCACTTGATCGGCTTTTACTCGCAATACGGTTTTAAACAAACCTCTGATATGTATCTTGAAGACGGCATTCCACATGTTGATATGGTGCTAACACAAGGCGATAACTAA
- a CDS encoding DMT family transporter: MKQTAVSLGILLLIFGNLSASLSDVAVKLLNGEVHPLQYMFLRQVISLIIILPFWLSQPKPQREVGSWKINTIRAYLVLAGSSMLLVALTYLPLATANALFYAAPLLMIPLSIVLLGEYPTKGKVVATAIGFIGILIVLRPTQFHWAAIAALGTATTLALYNVLVRKLPQSQTVSSTLFWTSLLSLPVATPLAWYFWQPISLENLGLIAASALFTLGYQGCVVLAYRQSETHKIGLAEYSGLIFVALFGWIWFNESLDSLTLIGILLIVLPMMPRPKRKKFTTQIDIQ, encoded by the coding sequence ATGAAGCAAACTGCTGTGTCATTGGGGATCCTATTACTGATATTCGGTAATTTATCCGCTTCTCTGTCTGATGTCGCAGTTAAATTACTCAATGGCGAAGTCCATCCCTTGCAATACATGTTTCTTCGCCAAGTAATAAGCTTAATTATTATTTTGCCTTTTTGGTTGTCCCAGCCCAAACCGCAACGTGAAGTCGGTAGTTGGAAGATCAATACTATCCGTGCGTATTTAGTATTAGCAGGGAGCTCAATGTTGTTAGTGGCGCTGACATATTTGCCCCTCGCGACGGCCAATGCCTTATTTTATGCCGCCCCCTTATTGATGATCCCACTTTCAATAGTGCTATTAGGTGAATACCCCACAAAAGGGAAAGTTGTTGCGACAGCGATTGGGTTTATCGGAATTTTAATTGTTTTACGCCCAACCCAATTTCACTGGGCTGCGATTGCCGCACTGGGTACTGCAACCACATTGGCACTCTACAATGTATTAGTACGTAAACTGCCACAATCACAAACGGTATCATCAACGCTCTTTTGGACCAGTTTATTGTCACTACCTGTAGCGACCCCTTTGGCATGGTACTTCTGGCAACCAATCTCACTTGAAAACCTTGGGCTTATTGCTGCAAGTGCGCTATTTACCTTAGGCTATCAAGGATGTGTGGTATTGGCATATCGCCAAAGTGAAACCCATAAAATTGGGTTAGCAGAATATTCAGGGCTTATTTTTGTCGCCCTCTTTGGTTGGATTTGGTTTAACGAAAGTTTAGATTCCTTAACGCTTATCGGTATTTTATTGATCGTTCTACCTATGATGCCAAGACCTAAACGCAAAAAATTCACCACTCAGATCGACATACAGTGA
- a CDS encoding LysM-like peptidoglycan-binding domain-containing protein, with protein sequence MGQANRRSRTKHASKRSSVNFSLSGFFDKCRQIKAGIGHTWTHFPRFHRWALMILVPIFVAVLMLPSTNQLEQEQSADSGVRRSISLNLGGSTSTTQSVGQTGTTSSNTVVSKRTDIVLDTADIREDSKMKAVGGTEDTGPAPEKKPMIQKIYPLDGGKAYTVDLSKEAAVVTKATDKAITTNTTNTTTTANTTKVAPSDTGQWVSYKVPAGETLANVFRDRSLPLSDLYKIANIEGAGKPISNVQAGQTLKYRVNSNGQIDGLKIEGNGISAAYYRSSNGSYYRK encoded by the coding sequence ATGGGACAGGCCAATCGCCGTTCGAGAACAAAACATGCGTCAAAACGATCATCAGTCAATTTTAGTTTGTCAGGGTTCTTTGACAAATGTCGTCAGATCAAAGCTGGAATTGGTCATACATGGACACATTTTCCACGTTTTCACCGCTGGGCACTGATGATCCTTGTACCTATTTTTGTTGCTGTATTAATGTTGCCGTCAACGAATCAATTAGAACAAGAACAAAGCGCTGATAGTGGTGTTCGTCGTAGTATCTCTCTTAACCTTGGCGGTTCTACGAGCACGACTCAATCTGTAGGACAAACTGGAACGACATCATCAAATACTGTTGTTAGTAAGCGTACAGATATTGTTTTAGATACGGCAGATATTCGTGAAGACAGTAAGATGAAAGCGGTTGGGGGAACGGAAGATACTGGTCCGGCACCTGAAAAGAAACCGATGATTCAGAAAATTTATCCGTTAGATGGCGGTAAGGCGTACACCGTTGATCTGTCAAAAGAAGCGGCGGTGGTAACCAAAGCGACTGATAAAGCGATTACAACGAATACAACTAATACAACAACGACAGCAAACACGACTAAGGTTGCACCAAGCGATACAGGGCAATGGGTTAGTTATAAAGTTCCGGCCGGTGAAACCTTAGCGAACGTGTTTAGAGATCGCTCGTTACCGTTATCGGATTTATACAAAATTGCCAATATTGAAGGTGCGGGTAAGCCGATCAGTAATGTACAGGCCGGTCAAACGCTAAAATATCGTGTAAACAGCAATGGCCAAATAGATGGTTTGAAGATTGAAGGTAATGGTATTTCAGCAGCTTATTACCGTAGCAGTAATGGTAGTTATTATCGTAAATAA
- a CDS encoding FKBP-type peptidyl-prolyl cis-trans isomerase: MSDVKLDTVETKASYGIGLQMGQQLAQSGLEGLNVAAIAKGIAASLAGEMPEIEVDEINNALRELHTAADAARQEQAKLAAAEGEAFLAENAKRAEVTVTDSGLQYEVLVEGNGEIPTSDKQVRVHYHGMLTDGTVFDSSVSRGQPAEFPVTGVIAGWVEALQMMPVGSKWKLSIPQNLAYGERGAGAAIPPYAALVFEVELLDIL; the protein is encoded by the coding sequence ATGTCTGACGTTAAACTAGATACAGTTGAGACTAAAGCAAGTTACGGTATTGGTCTACAAATGGGCCAACAACTAGCACAAAGCGGTCTTGAAGGCCTAAACGTAGCAGCAATTGCGAAAGGTATCGCAGCTTCTCTTGCTGGCGAAATGCCAGAAATCGAAGTTGATGAAATCAACAATGCACTACGTGAACTTCACACTGCAGCAGACGCTGCACGTCAAGAGCAAGCTAAACTAGCTGCTGCTGAAGGCGAAGCATTCCTAGCTGAAAACGCAAAGCGTGCAGAAGTTACAGTAACTGATTCTGGTCTTCAATACGAAGTACTAGTTGAAGGTAACGGCGAAATCCCAACTTCTGACAAGCAAGTACGTGTTCATTACCACGGTATGCTAACAGACGGCACTGTTTTTGACAGCTCTGTTTCTCGCGGTCAACCTGCTGAATTCCCTGTAACTGGCGTTATCGCTGGTTGGGTTGAAGCACTACAAATGATGCCTGTAGGTTCTAAGTGGAAACTATCTATTCCACAAAACCTAGCATACGGTGAGCGCGGCGCAGGTGCTGCAATTCCTCCATATGCAGCACTAGTATTTGAAGTTGAGCTACTAGATATCCTATAA
- a CDS encoding DUF2780 domain-containing protein, protein MEKRHILTTLTAVALLSSSAMSHAFSLSDVASAFGGEKSDQVATQIAENPLTKALVSDLGVKPEQAAGGAGALLAMATSELTGPQGKELTQLIPGAEKLTDSLPLGLGQLLGSKENIDKVFSLLGMKPEMVNQFVPVVTQFLGEQGASNELLGALSNIWSPAAPVAAK, encoded by the coding sequence ATGGAAAAGCGTCATATCTTAACTACACTTACCGCCGTTGCTTTATTATCATCAAGTGCAATGAGCCATGCATTCAGCCTATCTGATGTCGCGAGTGCTTTTGGGGGAGAAAAGAGTGATCAAGTTGCTACACAGATTGCAGAAAACCCATTAACCAAAGCACTCGTATCTGATCTTGGTGTAAAGCCAGAGCAAGCAGCAGGCGGTGCAGGTGCATTACTGGCAATGGCAACCAGTGAGCTAACAGGCCCACAAGGTAAAGAGTTAACTCAATTAATTCCTGGCGCAGAAAAGCTAACTGACTCATTACCACTCGGTTTAGGCCAGCTATTAGGCAGTAAAGAAAATATCGATAAAGTCTTTTCTTTATTAGGTATGAAACCTGAAATGGTTAACCAATTCGTACCTGTTGTTACGCAATTTTTAGGTGAACAAGGCGCAAGTAATGAACTTCTTGGCGCACTTTCTAACATTTGGTCACCAGCCGCACCTGTTGCCGCAAAATAA
- a CDS encoding phosphoadenylyl-sulfate reductase, whose protein sequence is MAKFQLAELLELPKVSQIIQLAEINAELEDMTAEQRVSWAIDNLEGGFALASSFGIQSAVMLHLVTTVKPDIPVVLTDTGYLFPETYQFIDSLTKRLDLNLHVYSAKQSAAWQEARYGQLWLQGVDGIKQYNLLNKVEPMRRALDELQVKTWFSGLRREQSSSRATLPVLAIQNGRFKFLPLIDWSNEQIDLYLQQHDLPYHPLKAQDYLSVGDVHTTVKWQPGMKEEETRFFGLKRECGLHEDSDTEADGSGI, encoded by the coding sequence ATGGCTAAATTTCAACTGGCTGAGTTACTTGAGCTGCCTAAAGTGAGTCAAATTATTCAGCTGGCTGAAATCAATGCCGAGCTGGAGGATATGACGGCAGAGCAGCGAGTAAGCTGGGCTATCGACAACCTTGAAGGTGGGTTTGCATTAGCATCAAGTTTTGGTATTCAATCTGCTGTGATGTTGCATTTAGTCACAACAGTAAAACCAGATATTCCTGTGGTGTTAACCGATACGGGGTATTTATTTCCTGAAACGTATCAGTTTATTGATAGCTTAACCAAACGATTAGATCTTAATCTTCATGTTTACAGCGCAAAACAAAGCGCCGCATGGCAAGAAGCACGTTATGGTCAACTGTGGTTACAAGGGGTTGATGGTATTAAGCAATATAATTTGCTTAATAAAGTTGAGCCAATGCGCCGAGCATTAGATGAACTACAAGTGAAAACATGGTTTTCTGGGCTCCGTCGAGAACAATCAAGCTCGCGTGCAACATTACCAGTATTAGCGATCCAAAATGGGCGCTTTAAGTTCCTGCCATTAATTGATTGGAGTAATGAGCAAATCGATCTGTATTTACAACAGCATGATTTGCCTTATCACCCATTAAAAGCGCAAGACTATCTTTCTGTCGGTGATGTCCATACAACAGTTAAGTGGCAACCGGGGATGAAAGAAGAAGAAACGCGATTCTTTGGTCTAAAACGTGAGTGTGGTTTACACGAAGACAGCGACACAGAAGCGGATGGTTCAGGAATTTAA